One Paraglaciecola mesophila genomic region harbors:
- a CDS encoding DUF2855 family protein, with protein sequence MSEFQVKQQHLTSHRVVETPHIDGIEEGQILLKVESFSFTANNITYGMMGDKLGYWQFFPPAENEDKQWGIIPVWGFAQVTHSKSNGIEVGERLFGYFPPAEQVVMTPKNVSPQRLVDGSAHRAMLPPGYNSYSRLSGEKGYNPEFDKERMLLFPLHITSFCLWDRLQDNNWFGATQVVVISASSKTSLGLGYALHADNSAPQSIGLTSSSNMPFVQKVGIYDQVVNYNQMSDIDASKPTVIVDMSGSADILTKLATHLGDNLTYCINVGLTHWDEFSADSATESDRSEFFFAPGHIQKRMKDWGPQGFEQRTTGFMAQTAMKCRSWLEVQELNGLEALSQVYGQVCAGKIPPDQGLIIKL encoded by the coding sequence ATGAGCGAATTTCAGGTCAAGCAGCAGCATTTAACCTCACATCGAGTTGTTGAAACCCCACATATTGACGGCATTGAAGAAGGGCAAATTCTGCTTAAAGTAGAAAGCTTTTCGTTTACTGCAAACAACATTACCTACGGCATGATGGGTGACAAATTAGGCTATTGGCAGTTCTTTCCGCCCGCTGAGAATGAAGACAAACAGTGGGGGATCATCCCTGTGTGGGGGTTCGCTCAAGTGACTCACTCTAAATCCAACGGGATTGAAGTGGGTGAACGCTTATTCGGTTACTTTCCGCCTGCTGAACAAGTGGTGATGACGCCTAAAAATGTGTCCCCTCAACGTTTGGTTGACGGTTCGGCGCACCGGGCCATGTTACCACCTGGATACAACTCTTACAGTCGTTTAAGTGGTGAAAAAGGTTATAATCCTGAATTTGATAAAGAGCGTATGTTATTGTTTCCTCTGCATATTACTTCGTTTTGTTTATGGGACCGCTTGCAAGACAACAATTGGTTCGGTGCAACGCAAGTGGTGGTTATCAGCGCATCCAGTAAAACAAGCTTAGGCTTAGGTTACGCCTTACATGCTGATAACTCTGCACCTCAGAGCATAGGCCTCACCTCGAGTAGTAATATGCCATTTGTACAAAAAGTAGGCATATACGATCAGGTGGTTAACTACAACCAAATGAGTGATATTGACGCGAGCAAGCCAACCGTCATTGTTGATATGTCGGGTAGTGCTGATATTTTGACTAAATTGGCCACCCATCTAGGTGATAACCTTACATATTGCATCAATGTGGGCTTAACACACTGGGATGAATTTTCCGCAGACAGTGCGACTGAATCAGATAGAAGTGAGTTTTTCTTCGCGCCAGGGCACATTCAAAAACGCATGAAAGATTGGGGACCGCAGGGATTTGAGCAACGCACAACAGGATTTATGGCCCAAACGGCAATGAAATGTCGCAGTTGGCTGGAGGTACAAGAGCTCAACGGCTTAGAGGCGTTATCCCAGGTCTATGGGCAAGTCTGTGCAGGAAAAATTCCCCCAGATCAGGGGTTAATTATTAAACTTTAA
- a CDS encoding methyl-accepting chemotaxis protein, with product MPSPHYSWITSANKNMQFTFIALTVISLALANFNQTWLEAILIGGSTSAICLTFINCKPQSRLTQHVVAIGLMLFTALQIHQMHGLLEMHFGIFVLLSFLAYYRNWRLYITAITVVVVHHLTFFFMQSEGIGVYVLADGGLLFYLIIVHAVYALVQALMLARMAKSNQVESLSAATLTSSIEKMMGDRAAIDLKVRADHTLNADSVLAFNNLLSLFDSLITDMRSAAEQIDHTTAITKQNSTELHGIKQSSMKEVDDIETASNQLSLSSRTMNEDTSRVQHESNQAQDNARQAEKTVDKTKEDVINLGVKLGETNENVHTLADNCQSISHVLETIKSIADQTNLLALNAAIEAARAGEHGRGFAVVADEVRTLASRTKKSTEEVNLIIDNLLSSSKLSSDSMADCLALSETANTGTQKAGELMGKVQHNILQVTQAVNVMTDSCAQQIRNSDAIQNATTRLKSINHDELSKIAAMDHEASLLSGKTKELNVQLSQFSV from the coding sequence ATGCCATCCCCTCATTATTCGTGGATCACTAGTGCAAATAAAAATATGCAATTTACCTTCATTGCGCTCACTGTTATTAGCTTAGCTTTAGCTAATTTTAATCAAACTTGGTTAGAGGCAATATTGATAGGTGGTTCCACGAGTGCGATATGCTTAACCTTTATTAATTGCAAACCTCAGTCGCGCTTGACTCAACATGTAGTCGCCATTGGTTTAATGCTTTTCACTGCTCTGCAGATCCATCAAATGCATGGGCTACTAGAGATGCACTTCGGCATCTTTGTACTGCTTTCTTTCTTGGCTTATTATCGAAACTGGCGCCTATATATCACCGCGATAACAGTAGTGGTGGTTCATCACCTGACATTCTTCTTTATGCAATCTGAAGGAATAGGCGTATATGTACTGGCTGACGGAGGCTTGCTGTTTTATTTGATCATCGTACATGCGGTTTATGCATTGGTGCAGGCATTGATGCTTGCACGAATGGCCAAAAGCAATCAAGTGGAGTCGCTTTCAGCAGCAACGCTGACCAGCAGTATCGAAAAAATGATGGGTGACAGAGCGGCAATCGACCTAAAAGTGAGGGCGGATCACACACTAAACGCCGACTCGGTACTGGCATTTAATAATTTACTGAGTCTATTCGACAGCCTGATTACTGATATGCGTAGTGCGGCAGAACAAATTGATCATACGACCGCGATCACTAAGCAAAATAGCACCGAACTACATGGTATTAAGCAAAGTAGCATGAAAGAAGTAGATGATATCGAAACGGCTTCTAATCAACTATCTCTGTCTTCACGTACTATGAACGAAGATACGAGCCGAGTGCAACATGAGTCTAATCAGGCCCAAGATAATGCCCGACAAGCAGAAAAAACAGTCGATAAAACCAAAGAAGATGTGATTAATTTAGGAGTTAAACTGGGTGAAACCAACGAAAACGTGCATACCCTTGCGGATAATTGTCAGAGTATTTCACACGTGCTCGAGACCATAAAGTCGATAGCAGATCAAACTAACTTATTAGCACTGAACGCGGCAATTGAAGCGGCTAGAGCCGGAGAACATGGTCGTGGTTTTGCTGTGGTGGCCGATGAGGTGAGAACGTTAGCATCTCGAACCAAAAAGAGTACGGAAGAAGTAAACCTGATTATTGATAACTTATTGAGCTCGTCAAAATTATCCAGCGATTCCATGGCTGATTGCTTAGCACTAAGTGAAACTGCAAATACAGGTACGCAAAAAGCCGGAGAGCTTATGGGCAAAGTCCAGCACAATATTCTTCAGGTTACACAAGCGGTAAACGTGATGACGGATTCTTGTGCACAACAAATACGTAATAGCGATGCGATTCAAAACGCGACTACACGATTGAAATCGATCAATCATGATGAACTTTCAAAGATAGCTGCAATGGACCATGAAGCTAGCTTGCTCTCAGGAAAAACCAAAGAGCTCAATGTGCAGTTGTCGCAATTTTCTGTTTAG
- a CDS encoding TetR/AcrR family transcriptional regulator has protein sequence MNIAKRKILQAASELFLEGGIAALSVRSIAKKAGVSTIGIYSHFQGKEGILDELYIQGFELVMQAMDFERKELTAKDIVLKGVRGYFAMADVHEGHYRLIFGESDSRYTPSEEAKAVAEKAFGQLLNVTALLLPEKASMALKQKNALEIWAFVHGYVSLKHHAVASIFETPDWYTMAEEAVSVHIDAILAKPENQA, from the coding sequence TTGAATATTGCTAAACGTAAAATACTCCAAGCGGCTTCAGAATTATTTTTAGAAGGAGGCATAGCGGCGCTAAGTGTGCGCTCGATCGCTAAAAAAGCAGGTGTCTCGACTATTGGCATATACAGCCACTTTCAAGGAAAAGAAGGTATTTTGGATGAGTTATACATCCAAGGGTTCGAGTTGGTTATGCAAGCGATGGATTTTGAACGCAAAGAGCTGACAGCGAAAGACATTGTGCTCAAAGGGGTTCGTGGCTACTTTGCCATGGCAGACGTCCATGAAGGCCATTATCGTTTAATCTTTGGTGAAAGTGACAGCCGTTACACCCCCTCTGAAGAAGCGAAAGCCGTGGCTGAAAAGGCCTTCGGTCAATTGTTAAACGTCACCGCTCTGTTATTACCAGAGAAGGCCAGTATGGCATTAAAGCAAAAAAATGCGTTAGAAATATGGGCGTTTGTGCATGGTTATGTCAGTTTAAAACACCATGCTGTGGCCAGCATTTTTGAAACACCGGACTGGTATACGATGGCCGAAGAAGCGGTGTCTGTTCATATCGACGCCATACTGGCTAAACCTGAAAATCAGGCATAA
- a CDS encoding DUF6436 domain-containing protein, giving the protein MLSKPLKQALVCAGLIIWVMVVIGGLAYSGLQRQVEFDPEQKFALAAMSADFASSVTSMMAQQYPSLSKTVIHIQQAGCHCNFSNDIHVDRLDYTLGHSGYRSLHVAPSGIPDEVILPSLPAIMVFDEQGQLGYFGPYSSGYFCSADTAIVDRFLDNILADKHVGSAVVSEGYGCYCANKNAA; this is encoded by the coding sequence ATGTTGTCAAAACCGTTAAAGCAGGCATTGGTTTGTGCAGGGCTAATCATATGGGTTATGGTGGTTATTGGTGGGCTTGCATATTCAGGCTTACAACGTCAGGTGGAGTTCGATCCTGAACAAAAATTTGCTTTGGCCGCTATGAGTGCTGACTTTGCCTCTAGTGTCACCAGTATGATGGCGCAGCAATATCCCTCTTTAAGCAAAACCGTTATTCACATTCAACAAGCAGGATGTCATTGTAATTTTTCCAATGATATACATGTTGATCGTCTTGATTATACATTAGGCCACTCGGGCTATCGCTCACTTCATGTTGCCCCTAGCGGCATTCCTGATGAGGTTATTTTACCCTCGCTACCGGCGATTATGGTCTTCGACGAGCAAGGCCAGTTAGGGTATTTTGGCCCTTATTCATCTGGTTATTTTTGCTCCGCAGACACTGCAATCGTTGATCGATTTCTTGACAATATTCTTGCCGATAAACATGTTGGTAGCGCTGTGGTCAGTGAAGGTTATGGCTGTTATTGTGCGAACAAAAATGCGGCCTAG
- a CDS encoding NAD(P)-binding protein, with protein MTTFTHETDYLIVGAGAVGMAFADVLLSETDANIMIVDKYHKPGGHWNVAYPFVTLHQPSAFYGVSSTELSKGCIDKGGLNKGLNELATGAEVSAYFDNVMRERFLPSGRVSYFPMSEYKGDGKFVSVINDDEHQVTVNKKIVDATYLKTSVPSTHKPSFTVDDSARFMPINDLVKIDKKPAGFVIIGGGKTGIDACLWLLENKVNPDDIQWIVPRDAWLIDRKNTQPTIEFFNDAIGAQAAQMEAIAQSTSVDDMFSRLEKAGVFLRLDENVWPQMFHGATVSQMELAELKKIKNVIRKGRVTHVGQDNIQLEQGEIKTSPEHIHVDCSASAITNLAVKPIFSGNVVTPQTVRSYQPAFSAAFIAHIEASEKYPDEKSKNHICGVVPLPNGVMDWVRLTAAFMRNQHIWSQDDDLKQWLLENRLDGFSQLVRGVDKTDMEKMMILGRLRESAMPAMGKLQQYLAAEAAQGA; from the coding sequence ATGACGACTTTTACCCATGAAACAGATTATTTAATTGTTGGTGCTGGCGCCGTCGGTATGGCATTTGCTGACGTGTTACTAAGCGAAACTGATGCCAACATCATGATAGTAGACAAATATCACAAGCCTGGCGGCCATTGGAACGTAGCCTATCCCTTCGTGACCTTGCATCAGCCTTCGGCGTTTTACGGCGTTAGCTCAACTGAGTTGAGCAAAGGCTGTATCGATAAAGGTGGATTAAATAAAGGCTTGAATGAACTCGCTACCGGTGCTGAGGTCAGCGCATATTTTGACAATGTCATGCGAGAACGATTTTTGCCCTCGGGTCGCGTGAGTTATTTTCCGATGAGTGAATACAAAGGTGACGGTAAATTCGTTTCAGTGATCAATGATGATGAGCATCAGGTGACCGTTAATAAAAAAATAGTTGATGCAACTTACTTAAAAACGTCAGTGCCAAGTACTCATAAGCCAAGCTTCACCGTGGATGATAGCGCCCGGTTTATGCCTATCAATGATTTGGTGAAGATCGATAAGAAACCGGCTGGATTCGTTATCATAGGTGGGGGCAAAACCGGAATCGATGCTTGTTTATGGTTACTTGAAAACAAGGTGAACCCTGACGACATTCAGTGGATAGTACCCCGTGATGCGTGGTTGATAGATAGAAAAAATACTCAACCAACAATCGAGTTTTTCAATGATGCGATAGGCGCGCAAGCTGCGCAGATGGAAGCGATTGCACAATCTACTTCAGTGGACGATATGTTTTCTCGACTTGAAAAAGCCGGTGTATTTCTGCGCTTAGATGAAAATGTGTGGCCGCAAATGTTCCACGGTGCCACTGTGAGTCAGATGGAACTAGCCGAGCTTAAAAAGATCAAGAATGTGATACGTAAAGGCAGAGTGACCCACGTAGGACAGGATAATATTCAGTTAGAGCAAGGTGAGATAAAAACCAGCCCTGAGCATATTCATGTCGATTGTTCCGCAAGCGCCATTACTAACTTAGCGGTAAAACCCATATTCAGCGGCAATGTTGTTACCCCTCAAACCGTGCGCTCATATCAACCAGCGTTCAGTGCGGCGTTTATTGCACATATTGAAGCCAGCGAAAAGTATCCAGATGAGAAAAGCAAAAATCATATCTGTGGGGTAGTGCCACTACCCAATGGCGTGATGGATTGGGTGCGTTTGACTGCGGCCTTTATGCGTAATCAGCATATTTGGTCTCAAGATGATGATCTTAAGCAATGGTTACTAGAAAACCGCCTCGATGGTTTTAGTCAATTGGTGCGCGGTGTCGATAAAACCGACATGGAAAAAATGATGATTCTCGGGCGCTTACGTGAAAGCGCCATGCCAGCCATGGGGAAACTACAACAGTATTTGGCAGCTGAAGCTGCACAAGGAGCATAA
- a CDS encoding malic enzyme-like NAD(P)-binding protein yields the protein MSDFRQQALDYHAKPVPGKIAIQLTKPAETVTDLALAYSPGVAEPVREIAADPNAAYQYTAKGNMVAVISNGTAILGLGNLGPLASKPVMEGKALLFKRFAGLDSIDIEVKHSTTEDFINTVANIADTFGGINLEDIKAPECFEIEQELIKRCSVPVFHDDQHGTAIVTAAGMLNALEVQGKELAEVTIVCMGAGAAAIACMELLIKCGAKRERIYMLDTKGVIHTRRDNLTHHKKLFANNTDKRTLEDALDGADVFVGVSGPDVLPAEALALMAPNPVIFACSNPDPEIKPELAHSVRDDVIMATGRSDYPNQVNNVLCFPFIFRGALDVRASEINDEMKIAAVEAIRAITKEPVSADVLAASNLTSLTFGREYIIPKPMDPRLLQRVATAVAQAAIDSGVAMLKELPAGYMQG from the coding sequence ATGTCTGATTTTCGTCAACAAGCATTGGATTACCATGCTAAGCCTGTACCGGGGAAAATAGCCATACAGCTAACAAAACCTGCGGAAACTGTGACTGACTTAGCCCTAGCATACAGTCCAGGCGTAGCTGAACCCGTTCGAGAAATTGCGGCAGACCCAAATGCCGCATACCAGTACACCGCTAAAGGCAATATGGTGGCTGTGATTTCAAATGGCACCGCTATTCTTGGCTTGGGCAATTTGGGCCCACTGGCATCTAAGCCGGTTATGGAAGGTAAAGCCCTGTTATTTAAGCGTTTTGCAGGATTAGATTCTATTGACATCGAAGTAAAGCATAGCACCACAGAAGATTTCATTAATACCGTGGCGAACATTGCTGATACTTTCGGTGGGATCAATTTAGAAGATATTAAAGCCCCAGAATGCTTTGAAATTGAACAAGAACTGATAAAACGTTGCAGCGTACCCGTATTTCACGACGACCAGCACGGCACAGCGATTGTCACTGCAGCAGGAATGCTTAATGCACTTGAGGTGCAAGGAAAGGAATTAGCTGAGGTCACTATCGTCTGCATGGGAGCAGGGGCGGCGGCTATTGCCTGTATGGAGTTACTGATTAAATGCGGCGCCAAGCGTGAGCGTATCTATATGCTTGATACCAAGGGCGTTATTCACACCAGACGTGACAACCTCACCCATCACAAGAAGTTGTTTGCCAATAATACAGACAAGCGCACATTAGAAGATGCCTTAGACGGTGCAGATGTCTTTGTTGGGGTCTCAGGTCCAGACGTATTGCCTGCTGAAGCATTAGCATTAATGGCACCTAATCCGGTTATTTTTGCTTGCTCAAATCCTGATCCTGAAATTAAGCCTGAACTTGCTCATTCGGTACGTGACGATGTCATTATGGCAACTGGACGTTCTGATTATCCGAATCAGGTTAATAATGTACTGTGTTTTCCTTTTATATTCCGCGGAGCATTAGATGTTCGCGCGTCTGAAATAAACGACGAAATGAAAATTGCGGCAGTTGAAGCTATCCGCGCTATAACCAAAGAGCCAGTATCCGCTGATGTGTTGGCAGCCAGTAATTTAACCAGCCTTACCTTTGGCCGTGAGTATATTATTCCTAAGCCCATGGACCCACGCTTATTGCAACGAGTGGCAACAGCAGTCGCACAAGCGGCGATAGATTCAGGTGTTGCTATGTTAAAAGAGTTACCAGCTGGGTATATGCAGGGATAG
- the rpmE gene encoding 50S ribosomal protein L31 produces MKTGIHPDYQDMKATCSCGNVIVVRSTLKKDLNLDVCSACHPFYTGKQRNVDTGGRVDKFNKRFSALSTKK; encoded by the coding sequence ATGAAAACAGGTATACATCCAGACTACCAAGACATGAAAGCAACGTGTTCATGTGGCAATGTTATCGTTGTTCGTTCAACTTTGAAGAAAGATCTTAACCTGGACGTATGTTCAGCGTGTCATCCTTTCTACACTGGTAAGCAACGTAACGTTGATACTGGCGGTCGTGTTGACAAGTTCAACAAACGTTTCAGCGCACTTAGCACTAAGAAGTAA
- a CDS encoding methyl-accepting chemotaxis protein has product MNNIDRPWVDSANKGMQVTFVALLVISLAIAGVNETWWEAIFVGVSTSLIGITVIRLKPQSRLTQHIVAVGLMLYSALQIHQMHGLVEMHFGVFVLLSFLAYYRNWHVYISAIIVVVLHHVSFFFLQKNGVPVYVLLDGGLAFWLIGVHALYAVLQASMLGKMANDNRKESLATASLVSSVETIMQDKKAIDLTIRANEQMGSTSVPAFNNLLDLFNGLITNMRLAAQQIVHNSTSNSQYNTSLRQAKEKSIQEVAHIEVSSQEMMQSTNAMNNNNEQVKSASDKARANTEDAQQTMAQTHNDVTQLGEKLEQTSATIQKLAADCQDISKVLETIQSIADQTNLLALNAAIEAARAGEHGRGFAVVADEVRTLASRTKSSTEEINEIIVNLVSSSKESSSSMTNCVELSQVTSAHTGSVSELISEIQHNIQEVSDSVALMSQSCEQQACNSDVIHHAALTLKESNSTELDTIAAMNQDAQVLNDMSEALNRQLSSFRS; this is encoded by the coding sequence TTGAACAATATTGACCGCCCATGGGTAGATAGCGCAAATAAGGGTATGCAGGTGACATTCGTTGCGCTGCTCGTTATCAGTTTGGCCATCGCTGGGGTAAATGAAACCTGGTGGGAAGCGATTTTTGTGGGTGTGTCTACGTCTCTTATTGGGATCACAGTGATCCGACTTAAGCCGCAATCACGCTTAACTCAGCACATAGTAGCCGTTGGTTTAATGCTTTACAGTGCCCTGCAAATCCATCAAATGCATGGCTTAGTTGAAATGCACTTTGGTGTGTTCGTACTGCTGTCGTTTCTGGCTTATTACCGCAATTGGCATGTGTATATTTCGGCGATAATTGTAGTGGTACTTCATCACGTGTCGTTTTTCTTTTTGCAAAAAAATGGTGTACCGGTTTACGTGTTACTCGATGGGGGGTTGGCATTTTGGTTGATTGGCGTGCATGCCCTGTATGCGGTCTTACAAGCAAGCATGTTAGGCAAGATGGCCAATGATAATCGAAAAGAATCGCTAGCTACAGCATCGCTGGTATCTAGTGTGGAAACTATCATGCAAGATAAAAAAGCCATTGATTTGACTATTCGCGCAAATGAACAAATGGGCTCCACTTCGGTTCCGGCATTTAATAATTTACTCGATTTATTTAATGGGTTGATCACCAATATGCGTTTGGCCGCGCAGCAAATTGTTCATAATTCGACTTCGAACAGCCAGTACAATACTTCATTGCGCCAAGCCAAAGAGAAAAGCATTCAGGAAGTGGCACATATTGAGGTGTCGTCCCAAGAGATGATGCAATCAACCAACGCGATGAATAATAACAATGAGCAGGTAAAATCAGCCTCTGATAAAGCCAGAGCGAATACCGAAGATGCCCAGCAAACAATGGCTCAAACCCACAACGATGTTACCCAGTTAGGCGAAAAACTTGAACAAACCAGTGCAACGATCCAGAAGCTAGCCGCAGATTGTCAGGATATTTCTAAAGTACTCGAAACCATTCAGTCAATCGCCGATCAAACTAACTTACTGGCTTTAAATGCTGCTATTGAAGCGGCCCGAGCGGGAGAGCACGGACGCGGTTTTGCTGTTGTCGCGGATGAAGTGCGTACACTTGCTTCACGTACTAAATCCAGCACTGAAGAAATCAACGAAATCATTGTTAATTTGGTGAGCTCTTCAAAAGAATCAAGTAGCTCAATGACCAACTGTGTTGAGCTAAGCCAAGTCACTAGTGCCCATACAGGTTCAGTGAGCGAGCTAATATCTGAAATTCAACATAATATTCAAGAAGTATCTGATTCAGTGGCCTTGATGAGTCAGTCTTGTGAACAACAAGCGTGCAACAGCGATGTGATACATCATGCTGCGCTGACGTTAAAAGAAAGCAACAGTACTGAACTCGATACGATCGCAGCAATGAATCAAGATGCTCAGGTGCTAAATGATATGAGCGAAGCGTTAAATCGCCAGCTCTCGAGCTTTCGCTCATAA
- the priA gene encoding primosomal protein N', with translation MPIIRVAVPVPKRQFFEYQHTSALAPGIRVRVPFGPRKLIGVVLETTDESQWQSDKLKAILDVLDDAPIFSPIQLKLCQWLSQYYQHPIGDVLHSAMPVSLRKGGSSEPKPVSFLQASTQGKQADPACLGKARKQQQLLAQLQQGEASYSSILAQYASTTVKALIEKGLIEQVERIPSLDTNWLDNLNIGEKPLPNVEQAIAISQITAKIGEYASFLIEGVTGSGKTEVYLQAIENVLTQGKQVLILVPEIGLTPQTVERFAKRFNVPVGILHSNLTDNERLLVWQQSYAGQLPIIIGTRSAIFTPMKYPGMLIVDEEHDSSYKQQDGLRYHARDLAVMRAAQEKIPLILGSATPALESLNNALNGKYQHLILNERAGNASHPKQQVLDIRNQPLEFGLAKGIIERIGQHLAQESQVMLFINRRGYAPALVCHTCGHVEECPGCNKPYTLHKQLYKLQCHHCGSAKAIPKRCQNCNSTELSAMGLGTEQLEQGLQTLFPQYTSVRIDSDSARGKNRLNDMLDKINRNEYQILIGTQILSKGHHFPNVTLVVILEVDGALFSADYRAAEHLAQLVTQLAGRAGRAEKPGEMWLQTHDPSHPLLQDLLNNGYSHFARYALLEREHAMLPPHTYQALFRAQSSDPRMANQLLMDISQQFSYSKHVQCIGPLPALMEKRQGKFRMQLVLISSNRAALQHTLSQAMPNIEQLPLATKVRWALDVDPQDFM, from the coding sequence ATGCCCATTATCCGCGTTGCCGTTCCTGTTCCTAAGCGCCAGTTTTTTGAATACCAGCATACCAGCGCCTTAGCACCCGGTATTCGAGTACGCGTTCCATTTGGGCCGCGCAAGTTAATTGGTGTGGTGCTTGAAACCACCGACGAGTCTCAATGGCAAAGTGACAAATTGAAAGCTATTTTGGACGTACTCGACGATGCGCCGATTTTCAGCCCAATACAACTTAAACTATGCCAATGGCTTAGCCAATACTACCAACACCCTATTGGTGATGTACTGCACAGCGCTATGCCTGTTTCCTTACGCAAAGGAGGCTCAAGCGAGCCTAAACCAGTAAGCTTTCTACAGGCAAGTACTCAAGGAAAACAAGCTGATCCGGCGTGCTTAGGTAAAGCGCGCAAACAACAACAGTTGCTTGCGCAATTGCAGCAAGGCGAAGCCAGCTATTCCAGTATCCTTGCCCAGTATGCTAGCACCACTGTCAAGGCGCTGATAGAAAAAGGATTAATTGAACAAGTTGAGCGTATCCCCTCACTTGATACCAATTGGTTAGACAATTTGAATATTGGCGAAAAGCCACTGCCAAATGTTGAACAAGCAATAGCCATTAGCCAAATCACTGCGAAAATAGGTGAATATGCGAGCTTTTTAATCGAAGGGGTAACGGGCAGCGGTAAAACTGAAGTGTATTTGCAGGCAATTGAAAACGTACTCACCCAAGGTAAACAAGTACTTATTTTAGTCCCTGAAATTGGTTTAACCCCACAAACTGTCGAGCGTTTTGCCAAGCGTTTTAATGTGCCCGTAGGCATATTGCATTCTAACTTAACTGATAACGAACGCTTACTCGTTTGGCAGCAAAGTTATGCTGGGCAATTGCCGATCATCATTGGCACCCGTTCAGCGATATTCACGCCGATGAAATACCCAGGCATGCTGATCGTAGATGAAGAACATGATTCCTCTTACAAACAACAAGATGGCCTGCGTTACCATGCAAGAGACTTAGCCGTCATGCGCGCCGCCCAAGAAAAAATTCCGCTGATATTAGGCTCAGCTACCCCGGCACTGGAATCACTCAATAATGCATTAAACGGCAAATATCAGCACCTTATTCTCAATGAACGTGCAGGCAATGCCTCCCACCCAAAACAACAAGTGTTAGATATCCGCAACCAGCCTCTCGAATTTGGATTAGCCAAAGGCATTATCGAGCGTATTGGCCAGCATTTAGCCCAAGAAAGTCAGGTGATGTTGTTTATTAACCGGCGCGGCTACGCCCCTGCGTTGGTATGCCATACCTGTGGGCATGTTGAAGAATGCCCTGGTTGCAACAAGCCTTATACTTTGCACAAACAACTGTATAAGTTGCAATGCCACCATTGCGGCAGCGCCAAAGCGATCCCTAAACGCTGTCAAAACTGCAATAGTACTGAGCTCAGCGCGATGGGCTTAGGCACGGAGCAACTCGAACAAGGCTTGCAAACGTTATTTCCTCAATACACCAGCGTACGTATCGACAGTGACAGCGCCAGAGGTAAAAATCGGTTAAACGATATGCTGGATAAAATTAATCGTAACGAGTATCAAATTTTAATCGGCACACAGATATTGTCTAAGGGTCACCACTTTCCCAATGTAACCTTGGTCGTGATACTCGAAGTGGACGGTGCGCTATTCAGTGCTGACTACCGCGCTGCTGAGCATCTAGCACAATTAGTCACACAGCTTGCGGGTCGTGCAGGACGCGCCGAAAAACCCGGCGAAATGTGGCTGCAAACCCATGACCCAAGTCATCCTTTGCTGCAAGATTTGCTCAACAATGGTTACTCTCACTTTGCGCGCTACGCTTTACTTGAGCGTGAGCACGCCATGTTACCACCCCATACCTATCAGGCCTTATTTCGCGCTCAGTCCAGCGATCCCCGTATGGCCAATCAGTTACTGATGGATATATCCCAACAGTTTAGTTATTCAAAACACGTTCAATGCATTGGACCTTTGCCTGCTTTAATGGAAAAACGCCAAGGGAAGTTTCGCATGCAATTAGTGTTAATCAGCAGTAATCGTGCAGCATTGCAACATACATTAAGCCAGGCTATGCCCAATATCGAACAGTTACCCCTTGCCACTAAGGTGCGCTGGGCATTAGATGTCGACCCGCAAGACTTCATGTAA